The following coding sequences are from one Panthera leo isolate Ple1 chromosome E1, P.leo_Ple1_pat1.1, whole genome shotgun sequence window:
- the LOC122206982 gene encoding basic proline-rich protein-like, with protein sequence MIGRADIEGSKSKKRRRYERLAATSQLSLWCTAPVKLPTWHCPRSGSRPGRRGRALGARSESPLGLAPPPHRNHCDFPPRFGRPFPYPPPPPPPPPPHPPPPLPPPPTAPPPAHPPPAPPPPPPPPPPPPPTPPPPPPPPPPPPPPPTPGAPPPPPPPPTPPPPHPPPPPPLPPPPPPPPPPPTTPHPPNPPPPPTPPPPPPPPPPPPPPPPPPPPPPPPPPPHPHPTHPPPPPPTPPPPHPLPPPPPPPPPPPPTPARPPPPPPPPAPPTPPPPPPPPPPPPPTPPPPTPPPPPTPPPPHPQPPPPHPPPPPLPPPPPPPHPPPPPPPPPSPEPPPPPPPPHSPTPPPPPPPPPPPPPPPPPPPPPPTPPPPPPPPPPPHPPPSPTPPPTPPPPPHPPTPPPPPPPPPPHPPLAPHPPPPPVGPPPPPPPPPGRPLPSPPPPPPPPPPHPTPPPTPPPPPPQPPPHHPPPPPPPPPHPPPPPPTPPPPPPPPPPPPPTPPPPPPPPPPPPPPPTPPPPPTPTPPPPPPPTPPPPPPPPPPPPPTPPPPPPPPTPPPPPPPPPPPPPPPPPPPPPTPPPPHPPPPPP encoded by the exons ATGATAGGAAGAGCCGACATCGAAGGATCAAAAAGCAAAAAGCGACGTCGCTATGAACGCTTGGCCGCCACAAGCCAGTTATCCCTGTG GTGTACCGCCCCAGTCAAACTCCCCACCTGGCACTGTCCCCGGAGCGGGTCGCGCCCCGGCCGGCGCGGCCGGGCGCTTGGCGCCAGAAGCGAGAGCCCCCTCGGGCTCGCCCCCCCGCCTCACCGG AACCATTGTGATTTTCCCCCCCGATTTGGCCGCCCCTTCCCatatccccccccacccccaccccccccccccccccaccccccgccccccctcccccccccccccaccgcccccccccccgcccaccccccccctgcccccccccccccaccgccccccccgcccccccccccccccaccccccccccacccccccctcccccccccccccccccccccccaccaacccccggggcgcccccaccccccccccccccccccaccccacctcccccccaccccccccccccccccccccttcccccgcctccccccccccccccccccccccccaccaccccccacccccccaacccccccccccccccaacccccccccccccccccccccccccccccccaccccccccccccccccccccccccccccccccccccccccccccccctccccacccccaccccacccacccccccccccccccccccacccccccccccccccatcccctccccccgccccccccccccccccccccccccccccccacccccgcccggccccccccccccccaccacccccagccccccccacccctcccccacccccccccccccccccgccccccccacccacccccccaccccccacccccccccccccccccaccccccccccaccccacccccagcccccccccccacaccccccccccccccccctcccccccccccccccccccccccacccccccccccccccccccccccccccctcccctgagcccccaccccccccccctcccccccactcccccaccccccccccccccccccccccccccccccccccccccccccccccacccccacccccccccccccccacccccccccccccaccccccccccccccccccccccacccccccccctcccccacccccccccccaccccacccccccccccccacccccccacccccccccccccccccccccccccccccccccacccccccctagctccccaccccccccccccccccgtcggcccccccccaccccccccccccccccccggtcgccccctaccctcccccccacccccccccccgcccccccccccccaccctacccccccaccaacccccccccccccccccccccaaccccccccccaccacccccccccccccccccccccccccccccacccccccccccccccccccacccccccccccccccccccccccccccccccccccccgcccacccctcccccccccccaccccccccccccccccccccccccccccccacccccccccccccccccacccccaccccccccccccccccccccccgaccccaccccccccccccccccccccccccccccccccccccacgccccccccccccccccccccccccaccccccccccccccccccccccccccccccccccccccccccccccccccccaccccccccccccacccccccccccccccaccccccccccccccccccc